tttgattcttataaaaaggaccaagatttttcttctatttcatgcttataaataggaccggagggagtatgattttaaaagataaaattatttcattgttgataaaaattataaaaaacatgttattataacttatatttaaaacttattattcgattttaaatatttttacttcactttatgattttttgttattattaaataaataaattatgaatttttttaaaggatAATATATGATTAAATAACATAATAACCTCTTAGGAACAATACTCCCTCTCATGAATATCAATGTTAGTTTACAATCAGATTTACATAACAGGTACACAAGTTGTTAAATTACTTCAATGTCAATTATTAAGCaatttaatagaaaaaaaaaactctaatgtTATTTATTCAAATGTCTCAACACAATTACTTttgttatatttataataaaaactattttattatgtattaatttatttaattacactataataattttatacagtattaaaaattattgtaaataaACTCGTGGAACGcgagattttttttataggcaaatgttagtagtTAGAttttagtaagttagaaaatttcTTCAAATTTTCCTTTCAGGGTTTGAACTCTGGACTTTTCCCTCTTCCAACCCTTATGTCgcatagctcttaccacttgaggtAACCCTCAGGGACAAATATTAGTCTTGGGTTATCATATATACACATCTTtccacttcttttccacctttatttctatctatttctcttttatctatcaatcaaatcatctatcacatctttactttctctcttctttcttcatatctctctcttcttccacctctccacacctcatttttgaggtgtgaagataacatTATTCAATATGGAGtacacaatatatatatatatatatatatatatatatatatatatatcttatgagaaatgtgatcttatatgagaaaatgagaataaataacgactgttagatctaatcatgaatggttcagattaaataaaattaatgtcCATCTAACGACTTCATATTTTAAACACTCCATTTTCgcatctttttatttctatctctctcatcttatcatctatcacatctcatattttctctctcttactttttcttttcttcctatctctctcaccattccacctctccacttcaaaagagaggtgtggatgaaacattactcctaacttactcccacttattttttttgaaggagtaagttagcaaccTACACCTTTTCATTTGGACAAAATCACCCTtcactttttctcttttaaaatatttaggaTATGGGTTTCAAGTAATTTTGCATACCAAatactatttaatttaaatattcaaATTTTCTCTCTCCCATTTATtacctttctttttctctttcttctccaTCAAACCCATTCCATCTCCTTTCTTTCTCACCTTCNNNNNNNNNNNNNNNNNNNNNNNNNNNNNNNNNNNNNNNNNNNNNNNNNNNNNNNNNNNNNNNNNNNNNNNNNNNNNNNNNNNNNNNNNNNNNNNNNNNNCTTAGAATCCAGGTTCTAatttcaacaacaaaaaccaGTTTCTGGAATTTGTTATGCCTTGAACTTATGCTTTGAGAAGCTTAAGATGGCAATGGAAATTTTCATAAATGTGGAGAGAGGAAAAGTGGTGATATggggagagagggagagggaaaGAAGGTGctaaatgaggagagagaaaaactgcaaatttaaaattaaataatgttttGGTAAGTCAAATTACAAGAAAACCATCCTTTAACTATTTTAAAGAGAAAACGTGGGGGGTAATGTTGTCCAAAGAAAATGGTGTTGAGTGTTAACTTACTTCTTCTAAAAAACAAGTGGGAGTAAGCAACCCATGCAGAATTCGCTCCAGTGGCagttgcttattttacttttacttgGGCTCCACTAtacctcatatatttatattttatatttccaCCTAAGCATGATTTAAACttaaatattaatgaaaaaaatcagatagaaacaataataaaaatgattggTGATTGATCTTGTAACTTTTTGAGACCAAAGTGATGCTTAAACGGTCCGATTGATTTTTGTGATAGGCCATTGGCATTGATTTTGTgatcaaagtttttttttaaatgtgatCAAAGttaaaaaaacttatatatGGCCAAACGGCCCAAAATGTGTCAAAACGACACAACCCCAATTTCTTTTCCCCACCCTAGCctctcttttttattcattctCCCAAATCAATTTCCTATCCCTAGCAGAACTCACCGACCATCCAagcatctctttctctcttcaatCTCACACCTTCGTCTCTTTTCACCACCGTTCACGTCCCTCGTCTGTCTCACGTCCCTCATCTCTCTCTGAGATTCAAATCAACGCTTCCAGCAACAGATCAAAGCTTCCCACACCCACATCGGAGGTTCAATCTCGAGATTGTGGGTTTAAAGAATAGATCGGAGACATGCAATAGGCCATCGCCGTTGCCTGAGTCGATGTTACACCATCGCCGTCAATGCTCATATCCACATCTCCGTTCTTGCTGTTCCCCCTTCTCTAGTGTAataaatttctaatttttttggtttttttttttctgtttgggGCTTTCAacaatttgtattttaattttattaattttgtgCTCATTTCCCTTCTCTTCCGTAATAAATTCTGATTTTTTTGACTTCTGTTTGTGAATTTTTCGGATTTTCTCTATTTCTTGCTTCTGCATCTTCACTGATATTTCTTTCCCTCTTGTTTTAACTGCAATTCATTCTGTTGCTGAATGAgtgagaaaataattttttaaatcagaCTGCAAGTTAAGGAGAGGAgcgttgcttaaataagcaacgttgcttagctCTGAGCTGTTAGCAACGCCACCTCAGCAAGCTCCAATGGAAGCAAAAAATAAGAAACCCATCTTATTTTAAGCAACCAAGTTAAGCAACCCCCATTGTAGTTGCTCTAAGTTAGCATtctcctatatatatatgattttactttaaaaaaatatataatgtaTGTGATTACCATAAAATTTTATCTGTCCAACTGTCTCGATCACCTCATGGTGAGAGCTTGGTGCAAGAAAActaattatattttttctttaatgtTCGCCAACCAGTTAGAAGAAGGTACACCATCAATGGAGCACCATTACAACCCTTCGTTATATCTACAAGTCATTCGTGAAGTAATGGAGCTTTCTTACAAGCAATATGAAGTCCGTTGGATTGCTAATACAATAGGAAGTTatcaaaatgaaaaatttgatcAAGTTCTGGAGTGGTTAAATGAAGTGGATAAATTCTTATCTGAGGTCAATCATGAAACATCAGATAAAACTCTTCACACCAATTCCTTTTGGTGCAATAACATGCTATCAAGAATGAGGAAAGTGCGCGCCGAACATAATCCAAATTTAACTTTCCTAAGAGTAAGCAACGTGGGATCTTCCTCAGTAAATATGGCACCACTTTCTTTACGTGAAGAACTCTACTGTGAAATAACTTTGCTGATTAAGATACACTATGGTGCTAAGGGGACTGCTTCATATCTATCAAATCAGTATACATTCATTGAAGAATTTCAGGAGCAGATAAATGAAGTGGAACAATTCTTAGCACAGATTAAACTGCAACTAGAACAAAGAATTCCTGTGACGAATTCTGATTGGTACCATCACAAGGTAGGAGAAGCAAGGAGGTTGATTGACAAATGTGAAACAGCATTTTCTCTACAATCTCAAAATGTGGGATCTTCCTCGATGGAACTGCTTTCGTTACATGAACAACTCCGCTGCGAAAAGAGGTCGTTGATAAGCCTGAAATGTGCTGACTTGATGGCTGCTAATTACATATCAACTGACCATGACCTGAAAGATAAATTCAGTGAAGAACTTCAGGAGGCGATAAATGAAGTGAATACATTCTTAATGGCAATCAACCAAGAATTAGAAGGAAAATTTCTTGAGAAGAATTTCGGTTGGTACTGTATAAAGATAGAAGAAGCAAGGAAGTTAATTGCCAAAAATTATCCAGCATTTGGCTTCCAATCTCAAGATATGGGATCTTCCTCAATACATATGCCCACAGCGGAATCGAAAGCACCTGTAGACGATGTGGGATGTACAGAAGAGCAATACCTGACTTCGAGCCTGCAACAAATTCGAGTGAGTTTATCTTCTATACACCTCTCCAattctatatatttttaattaaactaTCATATTCATCAAGCACATTTGTATATGTAAGCTTAATTTGTTTCCTTCAATTAGAATTTGGGAGGGTAAGGGTAGAGTTAAGCCAGCAAAGTTCTAATATGatatatccaaaaaaaaaaattatgggagATATTCCTGCATGTTCCAAGCTCTAGATGTTTAGTCTGAATGTGAGCGGATGTGTTTAGGAGTCTTCCAATATAACTCTAGGGCTCGTTTGACACACCGCATAGATATTATAATATAAGCTTATATAATACATTATGAACTAATTCATTGGTTGGTTTTTTGGATAaacaaaatattatatatagagAAGTAAATGGGTACTGGTTTATAATACAAAGATCAATAaggtaaaaagaaaagaagaaagttgGGGCCAACTTAACCAACTTAAATCACCCAGCAGAACCGGTCCTTAAATGCCACAAACTATGACGTAAAGGCCCAGTCCAAGTGAACAAAGAACGGAGTAGCAATCCTGCCTGTAACCAAGCATCTCAAAAACCTTCGGTTAGAAGCTGTGCCAGGTTACTCACGACTATTCTTGGAAAAGGACCATCCCCAACGCACAAAAGCTAAAGCAGGGAGATGAAAATAGATGGGTGAATTTGCCACTCATACATGGAGCATTGCAGGCCCTTTATCCTCTCCTTTATCCAGCTCCATGCTCTGAACTGAATTAGATCCATCGCCTTGTCTATGCTTGGAGCCTCCAAGCCCTCCATGcattgtttggtgctaacattatattgtataagtttaAATATCAATCCCCTCGTATACATTACAATGATAGATTATTTAATCAACCCTATAGATGATGATAAagcatgataagagtgtgatgtataaagttacatgaaaatatttaatctaccgccaccaccataacactccaccattgccaccaccactctccaccattgccaccaccactctCCACCTCTACCGctaccgcctccaccaccaccctccaccaccgtcGTTGTCTTTATCACCGTCGCTGCCaccatcctccaccaccaccaccaccaccaccgcctccaccactgccaccgctgctaccaccaccaacatcaccatcaccttccaAAACCACCATCACCACTACCACTTCCACCACCTCAAccgtcatcgccaccaccactacaTACCGCCATGacccaccaccactaccgccacaaCCAACGCCCTCTACCGCCACCGCCattaccatcatcaccatcactttcCAACACCACCGTCGTTGCTACCACTTGAACCAACACTtccactaccgccaccacaaccctccaccattgccaccaccacctccctccaccgtcatccaccgccaccaccatcatcactaTCACTTCCAACATATCGTCGTCGCCACCATCCTAACCACCACTCAACATCACAACTGCCACTTTTACagccaccaccctccatcatTGCCAATTCAATTATGCAGCCACCTCGGCCACCACCGCCCACCCACTAACACCATCctcatttttataatatatattattattcaatatttcacaaaacataggtttatattaatttaagcGAATGTAAGTTATATAGTGTATGATCAAACGcatatagtattaaatttttatcaggCCTATAATACAATCAGACCTAATACTATCAAATCTTATACTATAAGGTCTTATactatactccctccgttccaatttgtttgttgttttagcttTTGCTAGAAATtccaaaatggttgttgttttatatattcaatgcattttttctcattttcttccctCTATACCCTTGTTGAATAATTAATTCAAAGTTTCTCAATAAACCAACCTACCACCTAAATTAACTATCCCCACTATCTCTATTAATTACTGTCCGTATTTACAAAAAAGTAAGTCATTATTCTGGTCAAATTTCTCTCTTATAGTAGTAACTCAAAATTTGAAttcacattctctctcttatATTTTCAATGGAGAAGATGTGAAATTAGTAGTGTGAGTGTGGAAAATGAGGAAGGAATGATTGacatgaatgaaaataaatagaGGTATTTTGGTGAAAATATTAATCTAATGATTAGCTCTTAAACTGTGTGCAAatgctaaaacaacaaacaaattggaacggagggagtataacaTATCAAACGGGCCCTTATGTATGAAGCTATATAAATCAACATGAGCAGGAGTGTTTAgtgtagagtttttttttttgaaagaaaaatatattgataGATAGTGTTGAGAAACATCCCCTATCAACATGGGTAAAGTAatcaatccaacaaagcacgtCGGCAACAACCCAACCAAacataaaaaaccaaaacaccTCGATTGCAAACCCCACAAGTAACAACACCTAAGACTAAGAGTTAAGGCTTACAAATTCCAATACCTTTCCTATCGAATTACATATGTTGGATCTAATGTACTACATCCGTTCCACAAAGACTGTTTTTTAATGTTGTTGCACAAAGAGTAAGatgacaattattgatagtataatgttACTAAAGtgccattatttaattttactaggtATCATGTGCAActatattaaattatacttagatagagaagaatgtagttAATAGAGAACAGTTGTGAATGATTAATATGAAAGgcgataagtgagagaaaatgtattaaatgaggatatatgtgaaaataattagaaaaaaatgcattggttttctaaaacaaaaaACATTTTGATATATTGAAAGAATGCTAAAACAAAATCTTTATGGAACAGAAGGAGTAGCTTATTTTATTAAGAGTTTAATTACCTTGCGTTTAATAAGTAAATTAAAAGTTTTACGTACACAATTTTCCAATTAaaatgtactccctccgtttcttaTTAACTgtcaactttgaagaaaaaaatgtgtTCTTTATATAACTGTCCACTTGGGCCTTGTTTGTTAGGAGAGagttagagaagagagagttagggAAGAGAGAGTTAGGGGAGAGATTGTGAAACTACCCTTGTTTGGTTTGAAATGAGTGAGGGGAGAGAGATGAAAATGTGGGGTCCACCAGCTTTTTTGAGTCTCCCCAATTTGAGAAGAAATTGAACAGTACACAGGTGAGTCTAAAATCACGTGATATTTGGCCCTTATTTCTTTGTTACTAGTGGTTCAAAGCTTCTAGTATCATCACTTTGGctgaaaaatattaatttatttgaaaaagttaacatttaatataaaaagtaattttttctctttcatccacctcattatttttcatctctctctcttttatctttatcataccaaacaacctctaaatccactctatttctcacttatttctctctactcaacttctctcttctctatctctctcttccctaCCAAACAGAGTGTTAGAGTTTCaaaagagcattaaatgatgttttttcaaGAAATGTCCTgcaggaacaataaatgaggaaagataatatacattttaaatggtgaaataggaaatcaaataatacttttatgaaaaataataaaattaattacacttcttaatatgtgtgttttttctcttcctggacaatataattaaataggaacggagagagtaatTCATATCAACTTGTCAtatcataattaatttaaatttaaatttaaatttaaaatgaaaaataaagtgATATACAGTAATTAAATGCGTAAAACTCCTTACATTACCATGCCTATAACTTAAATCATTTAATTAAAGAGAAAAGATGTTTAATGCAATTAAAAAGTAAACGGTGGAAAATTATTACTCATTTTAACTTTTCGATGGGAAACTGACACaaaagaattaaaataaatgattatactttttttttaacataaatAAATGATTATACTTAAATGCCATTATTCCTTCATTTCTCACCCATTGTTTCAAAGACGCAGCTGGCAAGAATTTTGGAACATCCCATGGATTTCCTcacaggatcctcttaacataTTTCCCTCTTGTATCACTGGAGGTtggctcaagtggtaagaactaagagaCATAAGGATTTGAGAGGATGAAGGATCCAGGGTTCGAACTTGAGgataactaatttactaatattactaacatttacctctaaaaaaaatatttccctCTTGtggagaaaaaataaattaaataattttattgaagatatatatatatatccttcTCATGTTATGATCATTTGAAGTGCGCatcatgaattttatttttcaagtgTCTCACCTCATGTTAAGTTTGGTGcaagaaaattaattattttccttttcctttgctCGCCAACTAGTTGGAAGAAGGTATATCAACATTGATGATGGAGCAGAATTCCAACCCTTCTTTGTTATTTCTACAAGTCATGAGTGAAGGGGGGGAGCTGGTTGTGAAGCAAACAGAAGAGCGTCGCATTGCTGACATATTAGGAATTTATCAAAGGAGGTATCAAAATGAAAAGTTCTATGAACTTATGGAGTGGATAGATGAAGTGGATAGATTCATTGGTGAGATCTCACCGGAAATGTCAGATAAAAGATTTGAGACAGATTCTGATTGGTGCAATAATGTAATAGCAAGAATAAGGAAGTTGCGAGCCAAACATGGACCAGATTTAATATTCCCAACTTCCTCGCCCGCAATGGAACCACTTTCCTTACGTGAAGAACTCTGCTGTGAAATAACGTCGctgattaaaataatttttattcagTCACTTGTTTCTAATGATCTTCATGACTTGATATCTGAAGTGAATGAATTCTTAGCAGAGATCAAAAAACAGTTGGAAGAAAAAATTCCTGAGACAAATTCTCATTGGTGCTTCAACAAGATTGTAGAAACAAGGACCTTAATTGCCAAACTGGAACCATCATTTTCTCTTCAATCTCAAGATGCGAGATCCTCCTCAACAGAACTACTTTCATTACATGAAGAACTCCGCTGGGAAATAAGGTCGCTAATTAGCGTGAAATGCTCTGATTTGTTAGTTGCTCAAAGTAGTCCAAATGATGATTTTCTAGATAAATACAAGAAAAAACTTCAGGAGCGGATAAATGAAGTGAATGAATTCTTAACAGAGATCAATCTGCAATTAGAAGAAAAATTTCTTGACAAGAATTCTGATTGGTACCGTAAGAAGATAGCAGAAACAAGGACGTTAATTGCCAAACGTTATTCATCATTTCCCATCCAAGACGTGGGATATACAAAGGACCAACACCAGATTTTTCTCAGCTTTAGAGGAGAAGATACTAGATTCGGCTTTACGCGTAATCTCTATAATGCTCTGCGTAAAGAGGGATTCAATGTCTTTATGGATGATGACGGATTGCAAAGTGGGGACCCGATTTCAGAAGTTCTCATGAGAGCAATTGATACCTCAAAGCTTTCAATTATTGTTTTCTCCAAAAATTTTGCAGACTCTAGCTGGTGTCTCGATGAAGTTGATAAAATACTTGAGTGCAAGGAaaagaatgatcaactagtttGGCCAATTTTTTATAAAGTAGAGCCCACAGACGTGAGGCATCAAAAGAATAGTTACAAAGATGCCATGCTCAAACAGGAAACAAGGTTTGGAGCAGATTCTAAGAAGGTGATGAAATGGAAGTTGTCTTTGTCTAAAGTTTGCAACTTGAAAGCTTTCCATTACAAGGAAAATAGTGGGTACGTGGTATACTTACTCTCAACTACTTTTATTTAAAGCTATGAATAATATGATAAATTACTTTGTTTAGGGTATTTACACCTTTGAATGGTATACATACTCCCACCGTTTCAAAATAATTGTCCAGAAATAGAAGGAACATATTAAAAAATACAATGaatattaactttttaaaatatattatatatttttctattttacccaTTAAAGTGTACTTTTATCTCTCATGTTATGAAACGTTTGtattttttatgaataaattaTGCCTAATATTATAAAGATTGTGAAAATTGCACTCATAAATGAATTGAAAAGCTTTGTGTATTCTTTTGTAGGTACGAGAATGATTTTATCAAGCTTATCATAAAAGATGCCAAGAATATTAGAGATCGCTTATAAGCATGGACATGATCATGTTAACTAGCGAAGGAAGATTACACCTTTCTCATGTTGCACAACATTACACAATTACTGGCTCACAAATGATTGTGATTTGATATAACCCACGCGTTGCGCAGGGTGTTTTTCAAtaagtatttattttttatttttacattcTTGAATAAGGttatgttttgagtcttttgctttgatgattgtttttgtttttatggttAATTGAGTGAACATGATTGTTCTGTAATGATTTATATTGTGGCATTCTTGAATCACACTAGTTCTGTTTGGTGTCATTGAGTTATTTGATGCAAGTGTTGTTAGATTGCTTTATTTGGGGTTTGAATTCAagcatttaaaaaataaaataaggctATTTTGAAAAAGGGTTTTTACTAGTATTGGACTTATCATCCTTGTAACTCAGTGGGCTTTCCACCTTTGTAATATTGGGTCAGGCGACCCGTGATCCAAACGGATCAGAACTAATGTATAAATAACGAACACCGCTCGAAcggtgggggatccaacacATTTTCACTCATTTCTTACTTTGCcttgggtaaatagccaagttggtccctgaaagtgtccgccgccttcaacttcgtccctaaactttcaaaatgacgcccgtggtccctgaatgtgccaAATCTCCCTCATCAGTCGTCCCTGGGTTAAAAAAAGCTCACTCCGTTAATAGAAAGTTGagttggaaatttttttttaaagccaGCAGCTGATTTGGCATTTCAAcccagaaaataataaaaaaatagttaaataaattaaaaaaacaacttcaggaaataaaaaaactcaccCTAAATTAGTCTTCATCATCCCACCGTCTTCATCAACACCACACCAGAACCTCCTTCCATTCTGCTTCCAAATCCATGTGAGATCCTCACTCCTCAAATCAAATCCAACCCATGAAGAACCCCCACCACCGCTAGAAGAGGAGTCAGTGAAGAAGGTCCTCTCTGAAACACCCACCAAGAAGTGGAGTTGATCTCCGTCCAGGAAGCGAAGGTCAAATCGCTAGCGAGGAGGCCGGAGCCGTCGCCGTCACCGGAGAAGAGAGTCAAGAACGATTCGAGGTTAGTTCATGGACGAGACTCTGGTCCCTTGGCGAATCAGAAGCTCAAATTGGTTAAAGGTCGAGTCTTTGAGGGTTTATTACCTGATGGGTTAGCGGCGGTGGAATCCTTTTCCTTGCGGTGGTCGAAGTCGAGCTTCCACCCCttgttgctgctgctgcggCGGTGGTGGGATTCGTGCGGTTGGTCGCTGCCGATGTCGCCTAATCGGATGTTGGGCCTCCTTTGTCGCTTGGTTCTAGTTGGTTTTTGGTTGTTCAATGATTTGTCTGGATTTGTATTTTAAGATTGAAGAAGGTGTAGCATGGTGGTTATGGAAATCGTTCCGGAAGAGGGTTAAATTTATGGGTTTAAGTTTATTTCATGGTTTTGTGATTTGGGTTGATGGATTTTGGTTTTTGGAAGGGAAAAAGGGGTGGGGTGAGGGACAGTGTTAGAGAGAGATGAgggtgggaagaagaagaagaagcagatgaaaaagatggagatggaggagggtgatggtggtggactggtggggagaggtagaggaagaagGGGGAGAGAAAGAACTTCTTTTCAACcatagggactaaattgaagtcttcaaaattttcacaatattcaaggactaaattgaacCCTTCCCAAACATTCCTAACATTCACATGCCACGTCACACTTCCGTTAACGGCCGTGAACTTTTTTTAACCCAGGGACTGCCGATGAGGGAGATTtggcacattcagggaccacgggcgtcattttgaaagtttagggacgaagttgaaggcggcggacactttcagggaccaacttgacTATTTACCCCTTTGCCTTGTATTGCTTTTGCTGTctaattgcttagccctgacATGAGAGTTCTGTAcaggaacattggcgcccaccgtggggccgaggaGATCAATCCTAGGCTTCTAGTTCACCGAAAATGGTGAATCGATCTGGGGCGAATGGAGGGGCGAATCATGTTATTCCTGATAATGTTCCTCCTGACATTCTGTAGCGGATCATGGCGGATCTAACTGACCTCTgccaacacaatcaacaactgCAAACTCAACTTGCTGAAATTAATCAAGTTAGGGGCTTGCAAGAGGGCGATCGTAGAATAGTAGAGACGGTGGTAGATTTCCAACCATTCATAGATGAGTAAATTCTTTTGGGTTGTGATTAATTGGAGCAATTCTTTTGGGTTATGCATTACAAGGTATGCTAAACAACTAGGCAGTTAATCTGGGTAGATTATTTGCGGTAGAAAGTTTAAGTTTGATCTTAAGATTTTAGAATGAGAAAAGAGGTATGAGTAGATGAAGATTTG
This is a stretch of genomic DNA from Lotus japonicus ecotype B-129 chromosome 1, LjGifu_v1.2. It encodes these proteins:
- the LOC130733199 gene encoding uncharacterized protein LOC130733199 isoform X1, which produces MLHHRRQCSYPHLRSCCSPFSSLEEGTPSMEHHYNPSLYLQVIREVMELSYKQYEVRWIANTIGSYQNEKFDQVLEWLNEVDKFLSEVNHETSDKTLHTNSFWCNNMLSRMRKVRAEHNPNLTFLRVSNVGSSSVNMAPLSLREELYCEITLLIKIHYGAKGTASYLSNQYTFIEEFQEQINEVEQFLAQIKLQLEQRIPVTNSDWYHHKVGEARRLIDKCETAFSLQSQNVGSSSMELLSLHEQLRCEKRSLISLKCADLMAANYISTDHDLKDKFSEELQEAINEVNTFLMAINQELEGKFLEKNFGWYCIKIEEARKLIAKNYPAFGFQSQDMGSSSIHMPTAESKAPVDDVGCTEEQYLTSSLQQIRLEEGISTLMMEQNSNPSLLFLQVMSEGGELVVKQTEERRIADILGIYQRRYQNEKFYELMEWIDEVDRFIGEISPEMSDKRFETDSDWCNNVIARIRKLRAKHGPDLIFPTSSPAMEPLSLREELCCEITSLIKIIFIQSLVSNDLHDLISEVNEFLAEIKKQLEEKIPETNSHWCFNKIVETRTLIAKLEPSFSLQSQDARSSSTELLSLHEELRWEIRSLISVKCSDLLVAQSSPNDDFLDKYKKKLQERINEVNEFLTEINLQLEEKFLDKNSDWYRKKIAETRTLIAKRYSSFPIQDVGYTKDQHQIFLSFRGEDTRFGFTRNLYNALRKEGFNVFMDDDGLQSGDPISEVLMRAIDTSKLSIIVFSKNFADSSWCLDEVDKILECKEKNDQLVWPIFYKVEPTDVRHQKNSYKDAMLKQETRFGADSKKVMKWKLSLSKVCNLKAFHYKENSGYENDFIKLIIKDAKNIRDRL
- the LOC130733199 gene encoding uncharacterized protein LOC130733199 isoform X2; translation: MEHHYNPSLYLQVIREVMELSYKQYEVRWIANTIGSYQNEKFDQVLEWLNEVDKFLSEVNHETSDKTLHTNSFWCNNMLSRMRKVRAEHNPNLTFLRVSNVGSSSVNMAPLSLREELYCEITLLIKIHYGAKGTASYLSNQYTFIEEFQEQINEVEQFLAQIKLQLEQRIPVTNSDWYHHKVGEARRLIDKCETAFSLQSQNVGSSSMELLSLHEQLRCEKRSLISLKCADLMAANYISTDHDLKDKFSEELQEAINEVNTFLMAINQELEGKFLEKNFGWYCIKIEEARKLIAKNYPAFGFQSQDMGSSSIHMPTAESKAPVDDVGCTEEQYLTSSLQQIRLEEGISTLMMEQNSNPSLLFLQVMSEGGELVVKQTEERRIADILGIYQRRYQNEKFYELMEWIDEVDRFIGEISPEMSDKRFETDSDWCNNVIARIRKLRAKHGPDLIFPTSSPAMEPLSLREELCCEITSLIKIIFIQSLVSNDLHDLISEVNEFLAEIKKQLEEKIPETNSHWCFNKIVETRTLIAKLEPSFSLQSQDARSSSTELLSLHEELRWEIRSLISVKCSDLLVAQSSPNDDFLDKYKKKLQERINEVNEFLTEINLQLEEKFLDKNSDWYRKKIAETRTLIAKRYSSFPIQDVGYTKDQHQIFLSFRGEDTRFGFTRNLYNALRKEGFNVFMDDDGLQSGDPISEVLMRAIDTSKLSIIVFSKNFADSSWCLDEVDKILECKEKNDQLVWPIFYKVEPTDVRHQKNSYKDAMLKQETRFGADSKKVMKWKLSLSKVCNLKAFHYKENSGYENDFIKLIIKDAKNIRDRL